A stretch of the Polaribacter pacificus genome encodes the following:
- a CDS encoding glycosyltransferase, whose product MVKKIIVAPLNWGLGHASRCVPIIHFLIQNKYLPVLASDGAALDLLKKEFPELPFLELPTYQIRYKKNLKWSLFLKGPKIWRAVKAEHKVVSNYIEEHPEVVGLISDNRFGVKSPNIPSVYLTHQVQVLAGIATFFTSFIHQKIIAGFDQCWVPDTVDSSFSGKLSHFKNSNIQVKYIGVLSRFKKRSVVQTIDVLILLSGVEPNRTLLESRLKKLFQGYPGKVVMVLGKIEAEQKTFQENGIEIVNFLLTKDLEDKLLQTKTVVCRSGYSSVMDLAILEKKAFFIPTKHQSEQEYLAYFLKSSERAPFQTEETFTIESLDELINYKGLKASETKLDKELLSLF is encoded by the coding sequence ATGGTAAAAAAAATAATTGTAGCACCGCTAAATTGGGGATTAGGTCATGCCTCACGCTGTGTTCCAATTATTCATTTTTTAATTCAAAACAAGTATCTTCCTGTGCTTGCATCAGATGGGGCTGCTTTAGACTTGTTAAAAAAAGAGTTTCCAGAGCTTCCTTTTTTGGAACTCCCTACATATCAAATTCGATATAAAAAAAATCTTAAGTGGTCCTTGTTTTTAAAAGGTCCAAAGATCTGGAGAGCCGTTAAAGCAGAACATAAAGTTGTTTCTAACTATATTGAAGAACACCCAGAGGTTGTCGGCTTAATTTCAGACAATCGATTTGGTGTTAAAAGTCCAAATATTCCTAGTGTTTATCTAACGCATCAGGTTCAGGTGTTGGCAGGAATAGCAACTTTTTTTACGAGTTTTATACACCAAAAAATTATCGCAGGTTTTGATCAGTGTTGGGTTCCTGATACTGTTGATTCTAGTTTTTCAGGTAAATTATCCCATTTTAAAAATTCAAATATACAGGTAAAATATATTGGTGTTTTAAGTCGATTTAAAAAGAGATCTGTTGTTCAAACCATTGATGTTCTCATTCTTTTGTCTGGTGTTGAGCCCAATAGAACCTTATTAGAAAGCAGGCTTAAAAAACTCTTTCAAGGGTATCCAGGTAAGGTCGTTATGGTTTTAGGAAAAATAGAAGCTGAGCAAAAGACTTTCCAAGAAAACGGAATAGAAATAGTTAATTTTTTACTAACCAAAGACTTAGAAGATAAATTATTACAAACTAAGACCGTAGTGTGCAGATCTGGATATTCGTCTGTGATGGATTTGGCAATCTTAGAAAAAAAAGCATTTTTTATTCCTACCAAACATCAGTCTGAACAAGAATATTTAGCCTATTTTTTAAAGAGTAGCGAGAGAGCTCCCTTTCAAACAGAAGAAACTTTTACAATTGAAAGTTTGGATGAGCTAATAAATTATAAAGGCTTAAAAGCAAGTGAAACAAAGCTAGATAAAGAATTACTGAGCCTTTTCTAA
- a CDS encoding sensor histidine kinase — MKFKKTYSFAFISALYLTAVASLISLLAYYLYHKYGLLASVLAEMSLFVVSFFIIQYRVEFFIYRRVRKIYEEVSLLNVDDLKRKSVTTDMETLSKSVQKFAEGKRIEIQNLTERDSFRRDFLGNVAHELKTPLFTVQGYILTLIEGAGNNKEIREKYLERANKGVERLTAIVKDLDMIAKLETNGLKMNLKPFNILELIQNVFDLFEMRAKKRNITLTFDKQYEFPIYVMGDQERIEQVLINLVVNSIKYGKNNGHTTIGIESYNERKYIIKVADNGEGVKQEHLSRLFERFYRVDQSRSREQGGSGLGLSIVKHIVEAHNETILLKSTYGEGSEFSFTLEKAQ, encoded by the coding sequence GTGAAGTTTAAAAAAACCTATTCATTTGCATTTATATCAGCCTTGTACCTCACAGCAGTTGCAAGTCTAATTTCTTTACTTGCCTATTATCTATATCACAAATACGGCTTATTGGCTTCTGTTTTAGCAGAAATGAGTTTGTTTGTTGTTTCGTTTTTTATCATCCAGTATCGTGTAGAGTTTTTTATCTACAGAAGGGTGCGAAAAATTTATGAAGAAGTATCGCTTTTAAACGTAGATGATCTCAAAAGAAAATCAGTAACTACTGATATGGAAACCCTAAGCAAAAGCGTACAAAAATTTGCAGAAGGGAAACGTATAGAAATTCAAAATTTAACTGAGCGTGACTCCTTTAGGAGAGACTTTTTAGGGAATGTGGCTCATGAATTAAAAACTCCACTGTTTACAGTTCAAGGGTATATTTTAACCCTTATTGAAGGTGCTGGTAACAATAAAGAAATAAGAGAAAAATACTTAGAACGCGCTAATAAAGGAGTAGAGCGATTAACCGCCATTGTAAAGGATTTAGACATGATTGCTAAACTAGAAACCAATGGTTTGAAAATGAATCTAAAACCTTTTAACATCTTAGAATTGATACAAAATGTATTTGATTTGTTTGAGATGCGTGCTAAAAAAAGAAATATCACTCTAACTTTTGACAAGCAATATGAGTTTCCAATTTATGTAATGGGAGACCAAGAACGTATTGAGCAGGTGTTAATTAATTTGGTTGTGAACTCTATCAAATACGGAAAAAACAATGGACATACGACCATTGGAATCGAGTCTTATAATGAACGGAAATACATTATTAAAGTAGCTGATAACGGAGAAGGCGTTAAGCAAGAACACCTTTCTCGTTTGTTTGAACGCTTTTACAGAGTCGATCAAAGTCGCTCTAGAGAGCAGGGAGGATCAGGACTGGGACTTTCTATTGTGAAGCACATCGTAGAGGCTCATAACGAAACCATCCTCTTAAAAAGCACCTATGGTGAAGGCTCTGAATTTTCATTTACCTTAGAAAAGGCTCAGTAA
- a CDS encoding TonB-dependent receptor, which translates to MKKLIIAFVFVSQLVAAQSKGTVTGLLTDGEVNNEPLPFANVLIKGTTIGTSTDFDGKYSIAVAPGNYVLVFSFIGYETIEKPIVITADKTLVVNQKLSASKGVTLDEIQIQATINKAKASAILMAQKKAVSIKTTIGAQELDNKGVSDLATAVTKATGVSKQDGTNNVFVRGLGDRYNSTTLNGLPLPSNNPSQKNINLDIFSTDIVQLIDINKIYQSEIYGDFGGANINIVSKEHVGKPSLEIGVGSGTNTNLSGNGNFYVQDGPGFSGFYNNKYPTNPLSSYAFNTSWDKTTKSPIGADISFKGGKKYQVGEEGSINLFATASFKSGFKYKEGINRGGVNAQGLAFTDYAFKAYDYNTNTTAMLNLGYKVNANNKYHFSSLFINSSNQSLDEYSGVINIFDNASNGGGFVRRSTFDKTTLLINQFLGNHKIGEKIELDWGVAYNMVNNVIPDRRQNMLVPKDNSDPTGVKTVSDLAASDNHRFYQDLTEDEAAANFSASYAFAKDSEDLFKGKITLGYSGRFKKVAFQATQFNFQILRNINQPVVSENNLDDYFNQANLANNYFKIETFRGDASTLNALDPQTYSGNQFINGGFANVEYKFTPRFTAVGGLRFEHIYQDIAWKTSLDPNGAKDAFAKFEFLPNVSFKYEVTEKQNLKLAASKSYTLPQYKERAPFQFEEVTQIKFGNPDLDLSTNYNVDLRWEYFPKSGEVISLTGFGKIIQNPINEVVVASATNDISYLNTGKQATVFGAEFEIRKQLFSVDGDFANKLSAGFNASYMYSNQDFDRFKIINETKLNVNFTNLEGKLTGASDLIANADLTYFREFNETSNILGTLSFNYFSDRVYAIGSAGKGDLIDKGVGSLDLVLKSQLSKRVKLGLNVKNLLNPSIKRVQDTQNVEVLSFKNGVNASISLSYKLD; encoded by the coding sequence ATGAAAAAATTAATCATAGCATTTGTATTCGTTTCTCAGTTAGTTGCTGCGCAAAGTAAAGGAACTGTTACCGGATTATTAACAGACGGAGAAGTTAACAATGAACCTTTACCGTTTGCAAATGTTCTTATTAAAGGAACAACGATTGGAACGAGTACAGATTTTGATGGAAAGTATTCTATTGCTGTAGCTCCAGGAAATTATGTGTTGGTTTTTAGTTTTATTGGCTATGAAACTATAGAAAAACCAATTGTAATTACCGCAGACAAAACATTGGTCGTGAATCAAAAATTGAGCGCGAGTAAAGGTGTTACTTTGGATGAAATTCAAATTCAAGCGACAATCAATAAAGCAAAAGCTTCTGCTATTTTAATGGCTCAGAAGAAAGCGGTGTCAATTAAGACCACTATCGGAGCTCAAGAATTAGACAATAAAGGAGTCTCTGATTTGGCTACTGCGGTAACAAAAGCAACAGGGGTTTCTAAGCAAGATGGAACAAACAACGTGTTTGTAAGAGGGCTTGGTGATCGCTACAACTCAACTACCTTAAACGGTTTGCCACTTCCATCAAACAACCCTTCACAAAAGAACATCAACTTGGATATTTTTTCTACAGATATAGTTCAATTGATTGATATCAACAAAATTTATCAAAGTGAGATTTACGGTGATTTTGGAGGCGCCAATATTAATATCGTATCCAAAGAACATGTTGGAAAACCTTCTTTAGAAATTGGAGTGGGTTCTGGTACAAATACCAACCTAAGCGGTAATGGAAATTTTTATGTACAAGATGGTCCTGGCTTTTCTGGTTTTTACAATAACAAGTATCCGACAAATCCATTAAGCAGTTATGCATTTAATACCAGTTGGGATAAAACGACAAAATCGCCAATAGGAGCAGACATCTCTTTTAAAGGAGGAAAAAAATATCAAGTAGGAGAAGAAGGATCTATCAATTTGTTTGCAACTGCATCTTTTAAAAGTGGCTTTAAATATAAAGAAGGGATTAACAGAGGAGGTGTAAATGCACAAGGCTTGGCTTTTACAGATTATGCTTTTAAAGCTTATGATTACAACACCAATACAACTGCCATGTTAAACTTAGGTTACAAGGTAAATGCAAATAACAAGTATCATTTTAGTTCTTTGTTTATCAACTCGTCAAACCAAAGCTTAGATGAGTATTCTGGGGTAATCAATATTTTTGACAATGCTAGTAACGGCGGAGGTTTTGTGAGACGCTCTACTTTTGACAAGACTACTTTACTAATCAATCAGTTTTTAGGGAATCATAAAATTGGTGAAAAAATAGAATTGGATTGGGGTGTTGCTTACAATATGGTTAACAATGTGATTCCAGATAGAAGACAAAACATGTTGGTTCCTAAAGACAACTCAGATCCAACAGGTGTAAAAACAGTCTCTGATCTTGCAGCATCAGACAACCATCGTTTTTATCAAGACTTAACTGAAGATGAGGCTGCTGCAAATTTTTCTGCCAGCTATGCTTTTGCCAAAGACAGTGAAGATCTTTTTAAAGGAAAAATTACTTTGGGATATAGTGGTCGTTTTAAAAAGGTAGCTTTTCAAGCAACTCAATTTAATTTTCAAATCCTTAGAAACATCAATCAACCTGTAGTCTCAGAAAACAATTTGGATGACTACTTTAACCAAGCAAACTTGGCAAACAATTATTTTAAAATAGAAACTTTTAGAGGAGATGCTTCAACCTTAAATGCGCTAGATCCTCAAACCTATTCTGGAAATCAATTTATCAATGGAGGTTTTGCAAATGTTGAATATAAGTTTACACCAAGGTTTACAGCAGTTGGAGGATTAAGATTTGAGCATATTTACCAAGATATTGCATGGAAAACATCCTTAGATCCAAATGGAGCTAAAGACGCATTTGCAAAGTTTGAGTTTTTGCCAAACGTATCATTTAAATATGAAGTAACTGAAAAACAAAATCTAAAACTAGCCGCTAGTAAATCATACACATTACCACAATATAAAGAGAGAGCTCCTTTTCAGTTTGAAGAAGTTACTCAAATTAAATTTGGTAACCCAGATTTAGATTTGTCTACGAATTACAATGTTGATTTACGTTGGGAGTATTTTCCAAAAAGCGGAGAAGTTATTTCGCTTACAGGTTTTGGTAAAATTATTCAAAATCCAATCAATGAAGTGGTAGTAGCATCAGCAACTAATGATATTTCTTACTTAAACACAGGAAAACAAGCCACTGTTTTTGGGGCAGAATTTGAAATCAGAAAACAATTATTTTCAGTTGATGGAGATTTTGCAAACAAACTAAGTGCAGGATTTAATGCTTCGTATATGTATTCAAATCAAGATTTTGATCGCTTTAAGATTATCAATGAGACAAAGCTAAATGTAAACTTCACCAATTTAGAAGGTAAGTTAACCGGTGCATCTGATTTAATTGCGAATGCTGATCTTACTTACTTTAGAGAATTTAATGAAACTTCAAACATTTTAGGAACGCTTTCCTTTAATTATTTTTCTGATAGAGTTTATGCTATTGGATCTGCAGGTAAAGGTGATTTAATTGACAAAGGAGTCGGTAGTTTAGATTTGGTTTTAAAATCACAGCTTTCTAAAAGAGTAAAGCTAGGACTTAATGTGAAAAACTTATTAAACCCTTCTATTAAGAGAGTTCAAGATACTCAAAATGTTGAGGTTTTGTCTTTTAAAAATGGTGTTAATGCAAGTATCTCTTTAAGCTATAAATTAGATTAA
- a CDS encoding response regulator transcription factor, which translates to MKKSDIKILLVDDEPDILEIVGYNLKNEGYQVFTATNGLEALKTAKKVIPHLILLDIMMPEMDGIEACEKIRKVTTLEHVIISFLTARGEDYSQVAGFDAGADDYITKPIKPKVLLSKVKSLLRRLKNTEDQDTSTTIGDIVINREEYVVFKNNKKIVLPKKEFELFSLLTSKPGKVFKRETILDTVWGNEVVVGGRTIDVHIRKLREKIGDDHFKTIKGVGYKFVLEDED; encoded by the coding sequence ATGAAAAAAAGTGACATTAAAATTTTATTGGTTGATGATGAGCCAGATATCTTAGAAATTGTAGGTTACAATTTAAAAAATGAGGGCTATCAGGTGTTTACCGCAACGAATGGGTTAGAAGCCTTAAAAACAGCAAAGAAAGTTATTCCTCATTTAATTTTATTAGACATTATGATGCCAGAAATGGACGGGATAGAAGCTTGTGAAAAAATCCGAAAGGTAACAACCCTAGAGCACGTTATTATTTCTTTCTTAACTGCCCGAGGTGAAGATTACTCACAAGTAGCTGGTTTTGATGCTGGTGCTGATGACTATATTACCAAGCCTATCAAACCTAAAGTTTTATTAAGCAAAGTAAAATCTTTACTTCGTCGATTAAAAAACACGGAAGACCAAGATACATCTACAACTATTGGAGATATCGTAATTAACAGAGAAGAATATGTTGTGTTTAAAAACAACAAAAAAATTGTACTTCCTAAAAAAGAATTTGAATTGTTTTCTTTGTTAACCTCTAAACCAGGTAAAGTCTTTAAACGTGAAACCATTTTAGATACGGTTTGGGGTAACGAGGTCGTTGTCGGGGGGAGAACCATTGATGTGCACATTAGAAAATTACGTGAAAAAATTGGAGATGACCATTTTAAAACCATCAAAGGTGTAGGCTATAAATTTGTATTAGAAGACGAAGATTAA